Within the Calditrichota bacterium genome, the region AAAGGATTTTGTAGAGCTTCGAAATCAACCCGACTTTGGCTCGAAATTTCGAGTGGCTCGAAAAATCGCCAATTTGGGAGTCCGGTTTTTTGGATTTTCAATGGATAAAAAAACGCCCCTCAGCCGGAACCCCCGGCTGCGACAGGCGGTTGTTCGCGCCTTTCAACGCGAAAAGATTAACGAAAGCAACCCTCTGCCTCTCACACCTGCCAGAAGTTTTGTCCCCCCGCTTTTATTAAACGGCCACACGTTTTCCTGGTACCCCTACACACCGAAAGCCGCTCGAAAAATAGTTCGGGAGATGGGACCGGCTATTCAAAACTACACGCTGAAAATCAGTTCGAACATTAACACGCCTGAGGTAGATGTGCTTTGCCAGGCGATTCAGGATTTAGGGCTGCACTGCAAGGTGAAGATTCAACCCGTAAAATACTACGCCCATATTTTAAATGATCGCCCGGATATTTTTCGCGTGAGTTTTGTGCCCAGTTATTCGGACCCTGAGGATTACTACGCCCTTTTTTATTCCCAAAACACCGGCAGTACCAATTTAACCGGCTTCAAAAACCCTCAATTCGATGCCTTTCTGGAACAGGTTTTCTTCGAGCAAAATTCGGATAAACGTCAGGAGTTGTTTTTTCAAATGGAAAAAATCCTGGCACAAGAGGTTCCGGCCATTTATTTACTTCAAACGCCCCCAAATTATGTGCTGATTTCTCGAAAACTACGTGGTGTCACCATGCAAATGACGGGCACAGATTTTCGCCGTGTCTGGATTGAGAGGTAACGTGTCCCATTTTGTAAGCCTGAAAACGCGGGCAGGTCTGTTTTTAATTGCCTCAACCATCCTCTTAATGACAAGTCTTCTGACTTTCCTGTATATTTCAGGACGAAAAAACGTTGTGATTTCGGCTCGCCGGGATGTTCTCCATTACACACAGCTTTTTACCGAAAATGCCAAATCAGAAATCGCAAACCGGTTTCTTGAGTTGAGCAATCTGCAGTATCAGATCGAGAAGGTACCCCTCAAATCGGGCGTGACCATTGGCCAGAAAAACCCCTGGCGGCTATCCGTGGAGCAATTTCTGGCGGGATATGCCCGGAAATACCGGTTTTTGCTCTTTAAGAAAGGAGACTGGGATCAGTACTTACTGGCCAAACCGGTTAAGATTTTCGGCGGAGAAATTCGGATTCGGTTTGACTGGATCCAAACGGCTCCGGTACCCTCAAAATTGCTGAGACGATCTGAGGACGATTCCGCCTTCTGGAAAGTATCGCCGAAAAATATAATCAGTCAGAACCGCCTGCTTTACTTGCGGTCATTTTCATCCGGTAAGAATAATGGGATGGTGATCGCCGCCGTTTCGTCCGATGTGTTTCCCGAGCAAATTATACAGAACCTTAAGCTCCCCAATCAGGTGTCGGCACTGGTGACGGAATCCAACGGGCTGGTTCTGTTTTCCCCCCGAAAATCGGACATAAACCGATTTCTCTCTCGGGTTCGGCCTGAGATTCAGCGGTTTCTTGGAAATTCGTCTGCAACAGAACCGGGAGTTTTCTTTCGAAAAGGCTCCCGCATTTTTCGTGCGGAAATGTTAAGCGTTCCCCCCTTCCGCATCATCTTTGAAAAGAACATATCCCCGGATTTTGAAGCCCTGAATGCCACGCTCCTGCGAATGATTCTCTTTGCCGTCGGAATTCTGCTTCTTGTTCTGGCCGTGGTGTGGTTTATGGCCAAGCGCATGACCGATACATTGGAAAACGTTTCGGCCGTGGCCACACGGGTGGCGGAAGGCGACTTTTCCCAAAAAATCGCCATTCGTCGTCAGGACGAACTGGGAACCCTGATTGACACATTCAACGACATGATCGACCGGACACGAGCCAGCTACCAATCCCTTCAGGA harbors:
- a CDS encoding sensor histidine kinase translates to MSHFVSLKTRAGLFLIASTILLMTSLLTFLYISGRKNVVISARRDVLHYTQLFTENAKSEIANRFLELSNLQYQIEKVPLKSGVTIGQKNPWRLSVEQFLAGYARKYRFLLFKKGDWDQYLLAKPVKIFGGEIRIRFDWIQTAPVPSKLLRRSEDDSAFWKVSPKNIISQNRLLYLRSFSSGKNNGMVIAAVSSDVFPEQIIQNLKLPNQVSALVTESNGLVLFSPRKSDINRFLSRVRPEIQRFLGNSSATEPGVFFRKGSRIFRAEMLSVPPFRIIFEKNISPDFEALNATLLRMILFAVGILLLVLAVVWFMAKRMTDTLENVSAVATRVAEGDFSQKIAIRRQDELGTLIDTFNDMIDRTRASYQSLQEVNRKLSEKVDELTRTRAELSQKQRLAIIGETVSKISHEIQNKIGGVSIWLQNLEMELKENPAARAYIEEMKSALRSFLEMLTHFKRFYREPQLEKKPVLISSVLESVLKQFSDEIRGKGLKIERKESKGLQPIWADPQQLEEAFLNILINAIYYSPPGGRVTIDVRTNSDWVFVSFSDEGPGIPKEHAHSLFQPFFTTKSSGSGLGLAIADSIVRAHGGKISFRNVPEGGAEFKIQLPIENKTAANA